The window GGCGTCGGCCTGAGTTACATGACGCTGGGCCAGCCGTCTAACACACTCTCCGGCGGTGAGGCACAGAGGGTGAAGCTGGCCACCGAACTTGCCAAATATCCCACAGGAAAGACCCTCTACATACTTGACGAGCCCACCGTGGGCCTCCACTTCGCCGACATAGAAAACCTGCTTAAGATACTCAACCGGCTGGTCGACATGGGCAACACCGTGATAGTTATAGAACACCACATGGACGTAATAAAGCAGGCCGACCACGTTGTGGACCTGGGGCCGGAGGGTGGAGACGCCGGAGGGGAGCTGGTGGCCGCGGGCACGCCCGAGCAGGTGGCAGAAAACAGGAGGTCGCACACCGGCCGCGTCCTGAAGAAATACCTTGCATAGGTAAGTAAGCCCTGTTAAATACGGCGTAAGGTAATTGCCGTATCAAGCAAAAGGAGGTTATCAGGATGGACTTCGATCTGGGTCAGAGCCTGCGCAACGCGTCGAAACAGGTCTTAGAAGGTTGCAGACAGATACACTCAAGCACCGATCACAGGGCAGCCAGGAGAGAACTTCGGGACTATATAACAAAAGAATTTCTCAGAAAATACGTGCCGGACGCGTATGGCACGGAAAGGGGTTACATAATAACCTCCGGGGGACATTCGAGTTATGAACTCGACATCATCATCTACGACAAAACAAAGACCCCCCTGTTGTGCCGGCAGGGAAACTCTCACGTACTGCCGGTTGAAGGGGTATACATTACCGCCGAGGTACACTCTTCACTGACGTTCGAGGACCTGGAGAGGAGCATCGGAGACACCGAAAGGATAAAAAAACTGAAAAAATCCGCGTATCTGAAACCCCCGACGCCAGTATATAGAATACGTGAGTTCGGGGTGTTGAAGGATTATTTCAACATCGTCTCTCACATCCTCGTTTATGACTCGCCGTATACCATGAAAGAACTCACCGGGAAATTAATGGAACTCAACCACAACCGGAACGTACTGCCACAACACCAGATTGACAGCATCTTCATACTCAATAAGGGGGTAATCTTTAATTACAGAGAGGTGGAACTTGGGGGCAAGACGCAGTTCATGGTACTGGAGGACACCTACCGCGCCTATACCGATTCAGAAGACGCCTTACAACTGTTCTACCTGGCCATAATGAGCCGTCTGGGCAGGGTCTGGACGCACGGCATCGACCTTCGGGAATACGTAAAGATACAGCTCGAACCAAACGTGCTGAAACATCTGGAGAGTAACCGGCCGGAGAACTACTAGGGACCACAGAAAACGCCGCACGATTGTTATTCTAAAGCACCGCAGGGGCAGGTCAAGGCCACGCCTTGACCATGAATCAATAGATTACAGTGCGTCGGGTTGAAAACCCGCCCTCAGCCTGGACGCACCCTGCAAACATCAATTGTAGCGGCAGAGCTTGCTCTGCCAGACACTGACTGTCATGTCGAGCGAGCCCAACCACTGCAAAACCCTTTCTGTCTCTACTAAACATTCTACGCAAAGGCCCTCAGTCCCAGCACGTCCCTGCCTATTATTAGCTTCTGTATCTCTGAGGTGCCCTCGTATATAGTGGCCACACGCGCGTCGCGCAGGTATCTTTCCACGGGAAACTCGTCCGAATAGCCGTAGCCGCCGTGTATCTGCACGGCCATATTGGCCGCCCTCAGGGCGGCCTCTGAGGCAAAGTATTTTGCAATAGACGTCTCCAGGGTGCCCCTCTTGCCTTTGTTCTTCACGTCCGCGGCCTTATAGACCAGGAGCCTCGCGGCCTCGGTATCCGTAACCATGCGGGCGACCATGTCCTGAATCAGTTGAAAAGAACCTATGAGCCTGTCGAACTGGACGCGTTCCTTTGCGTATTTGACGCCCGCGTCTATGCATGCCTGGGATATGCCCACGCACCCTGCCGCAACACTGAAGCGCCCGTTATCAAGTCCCGACAGGACCACTTTAAACCCCTGCCCGACCGCTCCCAGCACGGCGGGACCGGGAACTTCACAGTCTTCCAGGAAAATTTCTGCCGTGTTTGAAGACCTCAGGCCGAGCTTGTTCTCTATATCTCTTGTGGTAAATCCCTTCGTCTTCTTGCACTCGACAAGGAAGGCCGTCAGGCCCTCGTGTTTCTCCCTGTCATCGGTTCCGGTTCGCGCGATAACGATGGCAAGGTCTGCGACTCCGGCATTTGATATCCAGGTCTTTGCCCCGTTCAGAACCCAATCGTCTCCGGCCGGGACAGCCCTGGTGCTCTGGTTGGCGGCGTCCGAGCCTGCGCCGGGTTCTGTCAGGGCGAAGCACCCGATCATCTCGCCCCTGCATAGCAGGGGCAGGTATTTCTGTTTTTGCTCCTCCGTGCCCCAGTTGAGGATGCACAGCTCAACGAGTGATACCTGCACGGAGAGGGTTGTCCTTACCGACGAGCATGCCCTTCCAATCTCTTCGGTGATTATGGCATGACTTGTGAAATCCAGCCCGGCACCGCCGTATTTCTCCGGGACGGGGCCGCCCACCAGACCCAGAGGGGCCATCTTTTTTATTATCTCATGCGGGAAGCGGCACTTCCTGTCGTTCTCTCTCGCGACCGGGATGATTTCCCCCTCGGCAAACCTCCAGGCCATTTCCTTTACGGCCTTCTGCTCCGGAGTCAGTTCAAAGTCCATTGAAACCACCTCCTGTGGGTTAGGCAGGTCTTACTTATGCCGTGTGTGGATAGGGGTCATCGCCGTGTGTGGGAGGACAAGAAAACGTTATGCCAAATCTCTCCACAGGCACGGGGCGTCTCCGCCCTGCGAGAGGGCCTGGGCGAGGGCGGTTTCCGCACAACGTATGAGGTCTCCCGGAGTATTTACACCCTTATCGGAGACATTGGATATACCCATGCTCACGGCTAGTTTATTTTCGGGTTGGCCTGGTAATTTGTATTGTGAGAACACCCTGTGAATCCTCTGTGCCACAAAAGAGGTTCCATCGGTGTTTACCATGGGCAGCACTACAAGTAACTTTTCTTTGGTGTAAGGCGCAATGATGTCTGATGTCCTTACCATGCTTGAGAGGAGCGCTATCGACTCGTCCAGCATTTTATCCAGGAAAGCGGCGCCTCTCTTCTCTATGTTCTCAGTAAGGCCAGACACGCACACCACAATACAAGATAGTTGCAGGTCGTATCTCTTGGCGCGCTCGAATTCGGATTTAAGCAGTGT of the Candidatus Bathyanammoxibius amoris genome contains:
- a CDS encoding acyl-CoA dehydrogenase family protein, whose protein sequence is MDFELTPEQKAVKEMAWRFAEGEIIPVARENDRKCRFPHEIIKKMAPLGLVGGPVPEKYGGAGLDFTSHAIITEEIGRACSSVRTTLSVQVSLVELCILNWGTEEQKQKYLPLLCRGEMIGCFALTEPGAGSDAANQSTRAVPAGDDWVLNGAKTWISNAGVADLAIVIARTGTDDREKHEGLTAFLVECKKTKGFTTRDIENKLGLRSSNTAEIFLEDCEVPGPAVLGAVGQGFKVVLSGLDNGRFSVAAGCVGISQACIDAGVKYAKERVQFDRLIGSFQLIQDMVARMVTDTEAARLLVYKAADVKNKGKRGTLETSIAKYFASEAALRAANMAVQIHGGYGYSDEFPVERYLRDARVATIYEGTSEIQKLIIGRDVLGLRAFA
- a CDS encoding diguanylate cyclase codes for the protein MEVRDHNLLETLLKSEFERAKRYDLQLSCIVVCVSGLTENIEKRGAAFLDKMLDESIALLSSMVRTSDIIAPYTKEKLLVVLPMVNTDGTSFVAQRIHRVFSQYKLPGQPENKLAVSMGISNVSDKGVNTPGDLIRCAETALAQALSQGGDAPCLWRDLA